The genomic window TACGGCCAGCGCCGCCCTCCATCCAAAGGGCCATCTATACAAAGGGGTGCGGGCTGTCCCTGGGCCACCTGTCGCACCTGCCGCTGCGCCAAATGCCCCATACCGCGCCCTAATCCCGGCGTGCCATGCTGGGGGCATGAACACGGCCACGCCACAGGACGCCCTGAGCGCCTTCCTGACCCACTGGCAGGGCGGCCACTACCGCGAAATGGCCCTGGCCCTGCCCGCGCGGGTGTTTCCCACCGGGCGGCGCAGCATCCGGCAGGTCAAGAAGGTGTACCCGGGCCGCCTGGATGAGTTCAGCATTCTGGGTGCCCACGACACGGACCCCGCCGCCACGAATGTGGACGTGCAGGTGCTGTGGCGCGAGCGCGGCGGTCTGGAACTGGGCCGCATGCGCTACCGCATGGTCTATGTGGACGCCCAGGACCGGCCCCTGGCCCGCCACCACCCGGGCGGGCAGTGGAAACCGTTTGCGACCTACACCCTGCCGGTGCCCAGGCCCCTGAAAGCTTAAATCATACGGGACTCCTCTGATTCCAAAGCATATTGGGAAGAGCGCAAATATGCTTTTCCATCGCCGTAGTCCCGTATTTTCTCGTGTTCGCTCCGCTCAGGCTCGCCTTCGGCTCACCTGAGTTCCGTATCAGACCAAAGCAGAGCGGCGCGGAAGGATGACCTCCGCGCCGCTGCCCTGTGGCTTACTCCACCCGGAAGGCCGCCGCATCCTGGGGCGGTAGGCTCAGGTGCAGGTAGCCGCCCGAGACGCTGACCCGGGCGTTCTGGCCGGCGAACAGGGAAGAGGCGGCGGGGCGGTTCGCCCAGGCCACGCCCAGGGTGCTCAGTTTCAGGCTGTAGGTCTTGCGCGCCTTGCCGTTGTGCCACGCAGCCAGCACGGTCTGGCCATTCAGTTCGCGGGTAAACAGCAGCAGGTCGCCGCTGACGGTGTCGGGGGTGGGGAGCAGCTTCAGGGCGCCGGCACTCAGGGCGGGGCTGGCCTTGCGCACGGCGATGGCGTCGCGGGTGGCCTCGAACACGGCGCGCTCGCCGGGGGTCCACTGGTCTTCAAAGCGCATGTCGCGGCGGTTGTCGGGGTCGGCGGCGCCGCGCATGGCGATTTCGGTGCCCTGCCAGATCACCGGCACGCCCCGCAGGGTCATCAGGGCGCGCAGGCCATACTTGGTGCGCTCCTGGCCGATGTCTTCAAACAGGGTGCCCTGGGCAAAGCGGGGCACGTCGTGGTTGTCCAGGAACAGGGCCACCTCGCCGGGGCGTACCAGCTCACCTTGCCGCGCCAGCACGCTGCGCACACCGTCCAGGCTCTGGCCGGCCATGATGCTGCCCTTCATGGCCGCCTGCAGGCTGAAGAGAAACAGGCTGTCAAAGCCCGCCTTCTGCCAGTCGGCCACCGTGCCCGTGTCGGCGTCGAACCATTCGCCCAGGGTCCAGGTGCCCGCCTGCCGGTCGGCGGCCAGCAGCTCGCGCAGGAAAGGGCCTTCCACATGCTTGATCGCGTCGTAGCGGAAGGCCTGCACGCCCTGCTCGCGCCAGAAGTTCGCGTTGCCCAGCAGCAGTTCACGCACCTGGGGCTCGCTCTGCCGCAGGTCCGGCAACCCGGCCAGGGGGCAGTCCACATCCTTGTTGGTGGTGGCGCTGCACTGCGCCTCGCCGTTGAACCAGCCTGGGCGCGCGCGCACCGCCGCCGCCTCATAGCCGTAGTGGTTGATCACCTGATCGAGCACCACGCGCATCCCGGCCCCCTGCGCGGCCTTCACGAAGGTGCCGAAGTCCGCCAGGGTGCCAAAGTGCGGGTCCACGTTGCGGAAATCGGCCGGCCAGTAGCCGTGGTAGGGCGCCGTGCCAAAGGAATTGGTGGTCTGCTGCTGGTAGACGGGGGTGAGCCACACGGCGGTGGCGCCCAATTTCTGAATGTAAGGCAGTTTCTGGGTCAGGCCCGGCAGGTCGCCGCCGTGCCACGCGCGCAGATCGGCGCGGTTGACGCCCTGGTTGTTGTTCGGGTTGCCGTCGAAAAAGCGGTCCGGCATGACCTGATAGATAATCTGCCCCTCAAAGCGGGCCGGGGGCGTGGCCGTCTGCGCGCTGCTCAGGCTGGTCAGGGCCAGGAGCAGCGCGCCCGTCAGGGCAGGAAAGCGCATGGGGCTATGGTAGCGGTTCCGAGATCGGCAGAGGGGCGGTGCAGTCAGGACAGGGGCATCACGGCAGGCGGCGAACCCTGAATGGATTCGCCGCCTGCCAGGAAGGTGGGCTTTACCAGCTGCCGCTGGCCCCGCCCCCCCCGAAGGACCCGCCGCCGCCTTTCACCGATCCCTGGGTCTGCGGGGCAGCAGTTGCCGCCTGGGCAGCGGTGGCGGTCACCAAAACGAGGGCGAGCAGGCTGGTCAGCACAGTTTTCAGACGCATATCAAACCTCCTGGGGCTCAGCGGCCCGTGGATGGGGTGGGGGCAGGAGCGGGCGTGCCCAGTTGCACCGGGCCGACGGCCGGGTCACTCAGCTGCACCGGTCCCACGGCGGGGTCGCTGTTGGGCGAGGCGGTCTGGGCGCCGGCGCTCAGGCCCAGCAGGGCAGCGGTCAGCAGGGCGAACACGGCGGTGCGGGGGGTGCGGGTGCGGGTCATGGGGGAACTGTAGAAATCGCCTGGGGACGGCCTGGAGACACCGTGCAGGCCGCGCAGGGACACGCACGGGGACACGGCTGGAGACACGACTGGAGACACGACTGGGGGCAGGGTCACGGGCGGGGCGCGGCGGGGACACTGGGGCCGGACTTACCAGCCGCCCGAGGCGCCGCCCCCACCCGACGAGCCGCCGCCGAACCCGCCAAAGGTGCCGCCGGTCTGGGGCGTGGCCGCGCCCGTGGCCTGGGCCACCGGGGCAAAGAGGACCAGGGAGAGCAGAAGGGCAGACAGAACGCGCATAAAACCTCCTTGAGACAGAAACGGGTGTGAGAAGCGGGCCGGGAAGTGGCGCTGGGTGTGGCCGCGCGTCAGACACCCAGGGGTGGGTCCTGACGGCAGCAGAACCACCAGCGCGCCGCCGGTGCAGGCCGGACCACCGAAACGGAGGGGCCTGCACGTGCGCCCACGGTGCGCGCCGCCCGGAGACGGGTTGGGGACAGTCGGCCCTGGACCCTGGCTGCGGGCCTATGTCCCTGCCACTCGCTCCACCACCGGCCCCCCTGTCTCCGGGCTGTCCCCGGTCCCCCGGCACACTCTCCTCACCGCTCGGGAAGAACCCAAAGAAGCCCCGCGCCGGAAGGAGAGTGAAATGCAGCTTGAACGGCACACACCCAGGACGTGGAGACCGGAGTACGCCGGCCCCGCCATCGAACTTCAGGAGGTGAGCAAGGCCTACGGCGCCATTCCCGCGCTGCACCCCACCAGCCTCAGCATCCACCCCGGCGAGGTGGTGGCACTCCTGGGCCCCAACGGCGCCGGCAAAAGCACCCTGGTGAATATGGTGCTGGGTCTGCTGGCCCCCACCCAGGGCGCGGTGAAGGTCTACGGCCGCTCGCCGCTTGACGCCGCCCACCGCATGCACACCGGCTCCATGCTGCAGCAGGTGCATCTGGCGGCCAACCTGCGCGTCGCTGAACTGGTCGAGCTGTTTTCCAGCTACTACCCCGCGCCGCTGCCGGTGGCCGAAACGCTGCGCCGCGCCGGTCTAAGCGACCTGGCCACGAGAACCTACCGGCAGCTGTCCGGCGGGCAGCGCCAGCGGGTGCGGTTTGCCCTGGCCCTGTGCGGCGACCCCGCGCTGATCGTGATGGACGAACCCACCGTGGCGCTGGACGTGGACACCCGCCGGTCCTTCTGGACCCAGGTGCGGGCCCTGGTGGACGACGGCCGCACCGTGCTGCTCACCACCCACTACCTCGAAGAGGCCGACGCCCTGGCCGACCGGATTCTGGTGATGGACAAGGGCCGGTTGGTGGCCCAGGCCACACCGCAGGAACTCAAGGCCCGGGTGAACGTGCAGCACGTCTCGCTGCGCAGCGCCCTGCTGACCGAAGCGCAGCTGATGGCGGTGCCCGGGGTGCGCGCCGTGCGCCAGCAGGACGGGGTGCTGCACCTGACCGTGGACGGGCAGGCCGTGATCGCGCCCCCCCTGTACGCCCTGGACCCTGCCCTGCAGGAATTCACCGTGCGGCCCGCCAGCCTGGACGACGTGTTCCAGGGCCTCAAGACCCCACAAGGAGTGAGCGCATGAGCCTCGTGCAAGACGTGCCCCGCACCCGGCCTTTCCCGGCCCCCCGCGTCAACCGCTGGCGCCTGTACCGCCTGGAGATCCGCGCCGAGACGCTGACCCTGCTGCGCAGCCCCATGTTCCTGATTCCCACCATCATCTTTCCGCTGCTGTTCTACGTGGTGTTCGGCTTTACCTACATGAACCAGTCGGCGGGCAATGTCCGGGTGCCCATGTACATGCTGGCCACCTACGGCGCCTTCGGCGTGATCGGCGCCTCGCTCTTCTCCTTCGGGGTGGGCATCGCCAACGACCGGGCCAGTGGCTGGCTGAAGATCAAGCGCGTCTCACCCATGCCGCCCGGGGCCTTCCTGCTCTCGAAGCTGGTGACCTCGCTGATGTTCAACGTCACCATCATCTCGCTGATGTTCCTGCTGGGCGCCACCGTGGGCCGCGTGGAGATGCCGGCCGAGACATGGCTGCGCCTGGGTCTGGCCCTGATTCTGGGTGGCCTGCCGTTTACCGCCCTGGGTCTGGCCCTGGGTTTCCTCTCCGGCCCCGGCGCCGCGCCGGCCCTGGCCAATGTGATCTACATCCCCATGTCGTTCGCTTCCGGCCTCTGGATGCCGTACGCCATGCTCCCCGCGTTCTTTCAGAAGATCGCCCCGGCCCTGCCCCCCTACCACTTCTCGCAGCTGGCCCTGGGCCAGATTGGTGCCGCACACGACCCCAACATGCTCTCCCACGTGCTGTGGCTGACCGGATACGCCGCGCTGTTCCTCTTCCTGGCCCGCCTGGGCTACCGACGCGACGAAGGCAACGCTGGCCTATAAGGCCCCTGCGGCCCCTAGGGTTCCAGCGCTCCTAATCCACCCGGCTTTACCCGCCCCACCCGGAGGTGATCGCCTTCTAACGCCCCGCCCCCTCACCTGACCCTGCACGCCGCTGTCCGTTCCTTCGCCCTCTCACTGCGCCGACAGCGCATTCCCAAGGAGACCACCATGACCAACATTGCCCCCATGACCGACATTGACTTCAGCGACCTGAACATCGAAGCCCTGGAAGTGACCGAAGTGCGCGACAGCACCGCCCTGGCCGAAACCGGCGCGTCGTCCGGCTCCAGCTCCTGCAGCGCCACCTCCACCTGCGGCAGCAGCTCGTGCTGCTGCGGGGCCAGCGAAGTCTCCGCTGAGTAAGGTGCCCAGTGCGGGCGGGGGAGGGACTGGGTCCAGGCGACCCCCCTCCCCCCACCCTTTGCCCCGCAGCACGCCGACAACGCCCTCTCGACTTTCAGACAAGGAGGTACGGCCATGACCCAGGGTTTTATTCGGCACCAGCCCAGCGCGCAGTCCACGGCAGCGCTGCCCGCCACAACACAGACCACCACTGCGGCACCCACAACACCAGATGACCTTTTGGCTCCCCAGCTGCTCCTGCGTTTTAACCACGTCAGCCCCGCGCGGCCGGGCTTTCCCCTGGAGGCCGAACTGCGCGGCGACGCGGCGGCGCGGACCGACCTACACCAGCGCCGCGCCGAGGCGGCCGAGGCGCTGTACACCCTGATTCCTGGCCTGGAGCGTGACACCGAACGCCGCGAACTGCTGGCCCTGCGGCGCACGGTGCTGGCCGCCAAGGCCCCCCGCCAGCTTCCCGCCGACCTGCTGGTCCGGTTGCCCCCGGCGGTGCACGCTTACCTGCGGGCCTGGACCGCCCAGGAAGCGCGCACCGCCGAATTGCTGGGCGCCCTGGACACCCACCTGACGGCCGAACGCACGGCCATGCAGGCGGTGTGCCGTGACGAGCGGTTCCTGAAGGCGCTGGCGGTCTCCAGCGGCGCCCTGCTGGCCACCGCGCGGCAGTACGCCGCCACCCCCCTGGCCGAGCAGAAGGGCACGCTGCGCAAGAGCGAATACCGCCTGTTGCAGTACGTGTCCCGCGCCGCCTGGAAAACCAGTCCGTTCAGCCACTACACCTCGGTGGCCGGTGGCCGCTGGATGCAAGGGGGCAGCGCCGCGCTGGCCCGCCCGGAGATTCAGGCCAGCGTGACCGTGAACCACGTGC from Deinococcus multiflagellatus includes these protein-coding regions:
- a CDS encoding ABC transporter permease; translation: MSLVQDVPRTRPFPAPRVNRWRLYRLEIRAETLTLLRSPMFLIPTIIFPLLFYVVFGFTYMNQSAGNVRVPMYMLATYGAFGVIGASLFSFGVGIANDRASGWLKIKRVSPMPPGAFLLSKLVTSLMFNVTIISLMFLLGATVGRVEMPAETWLRLGLALILGGLPFTALGLALGFLSGPGAAPALANVIYIPMSFASGLWMPYAMLPAFFQKIAPALPPYHFSQLALGQIGAAHDPNMLSHVLWLTGYAALFLFLARLGYRRDEGNAGL
- a CDS encoding thiazolylpeptide-type bacteriocin, with translation MTNIAPMTDIDFSDLNIEALEVTEVRDSTALAETGASSGSSSCSATSTCGSSSCCCGASEVSAE
- a CDS encoding ABC transporter ATP-binding protein → MQLERHTPRTWRPEYAGPAIELQEVSKAYGAIPALHPTSLSIHPGEVVALLGPNGAGKSTLVNMVLGLLAPTQGAVKVYGRSPLDAAHRMHTGSMLQQVHLAANLRVAELVELFSSYYPAPLPVAETLRRAGLSDLATRTYRQLSGGQRQRVRFALALCGDPALIVMDEPTVALDVDTRRSFWTQVRALVDDGRTVLLTTHYLEEADALADRILVMDKGRLVAQATPQELKARVNVQHVSLRSALLTEAQLMAVPGVRAVRQQDGVLHLTVDGQAVIAPPLYALDPALQEFTVRPASLDDVFQGLKTPQGVSA
- a CDS encoding alpha-amylase family glycosyl hydrolase, which produces MRFPALTGALLLALTSLSSAQTATPPARFEGQIIYQVMPDRFFDGNPNNNQGVNRADLRAWHGGDLPGLTQKLPYIQKLGATAVWLTPVYQQQTTNSFGTAPYHGYWPADFRNVDPHFGTLADFGTFVKAAQGAGMRVVLDQVINHYGYEAAAVRARPGWFNGEAQCSATTNKDVDCPLAGLPDLRQSEPQVRELLLGNANFWREQGVQAFRYDAIKHVEGPFLRELLAADRQAGTWTLGEWFDADTGTVADWQKAGFDSLFLFSLQAAMKGSIMAGQSLDGVRSVLARQGELVRPGEVALFLDNHDVPRFAQGTLFEDIGQERTKYGLRALMTLRGVPVIWQGTEIAMRGAADPDNRRDMRFEDQWTPGERAVFEATRDAIAVRKASPALSAGALKLLPTPDTVSGDLLLFTRELNGQTVLAAWHNGKARKTYSLKLSTLGVAWANRPAASSLFAGQNARVSVSGGYLHLSLPPQDAAAFRVE